One stretch of Coleofasciculus sp. FACHB-T130 DNA includes these proteins:
- a CDS encoding glutathione binding-like protein, which produces MSIGCKIGNASPTHKAVRFSHAGDRSYFGSPNLTLAEVVAGSVIPWLPRGGVSLSDYPKLSAWCDRLIARETWQATEATPELMEAFKSRMAERMAQ; this is translated from the coding sequence TTGAGTATAGGGTGTAAGATTGGCAATGCCAGCCCTACTCATAAAGCTGTGAGGTTTTCTCATGCTGGCGATCGCTCTTACTTTGGTAGTCCAAACCTAACTCTAGCCGAGGTTGTTGCTGGAAGTGTAATACCCTGGTTGCCGAGAGGGGGCGTATCCTTGAGTGACTATCCAAAGCTGAGTGCTTGGTGCGATCGCCTAATCGCACGAGAGACGTGGCAAGCGACTGAGGCTACACCAGAGCTAATGGAAGCGTTCAAGTCTCGCATGGCAGAGCGAATGGCACAGTAG
- a CDS encoding glycosyltransferase family 2 protein: MFSIYILTYNEEIDIAACIESAMLSDDVIVVDSYSSDRTLEIASRYDVRIVKHRFESHGRQRTWMLQEVPAKHEWIYILEADERMTKELFQECLEAIKTTEYVGYYAAERVMFMGSWIRRSTQYPRYQMRLLKPGKVWFSDYGHTEREVCEGATSFLKETYPHYTCSKGLSRWIDKHNRYSTDEAVETLRQLDKGSVNWRELFLGRSEVEKRRALKDLSLRLPLRPLVRFVYMYFFLGGFLDGRGGFAWCTLQAFYEYLILLKVWELKHLPQSPLDDPSQPIPPDDTNVDATTVSSSPR, from the coding sequence ATGTTTTCAATTTACATCCTGACCTATAACGAAGAAATTGATATTGCCGCTTGTATTGAGTCGGCAATGTTATCGGATGATGTGATTGTGGTGGATTCGTACAGTAGCGATCGCACCCTCGAAATCGCCAGTCGCTACGATGTGCGCATTGTGAAGCATCGGTTTGAAAGTCACGGACGACAAAGAACCTGGATGCTTCAAGAAGTCCCCGCCAAACACGAATGGATTTATATCCTCGAAGCTGATGAGCGGATGACAAAAGAGCTGTTTCAGGAATGCCTGGAAGCAATTAAAACGACTGAATATGTCGGCTACTATGCAGCAGAGCGCGTCATGTTCATGGGCAGTTGGATTCGCCGCAGCACCCAGTATCCCCGCTACCAGATGCGTCTGTTAAAACCGGGCAAAGTCTGGTTTAGCGACTACGGTCATACCGAACGGGAAGTTTGCGAAGGAGCTACCAGCTTCTTGAAAGAAACCTATCCCCACTACACCTGTAGTAAGGGATTGAGTCGCTGGATCGACAAGCACAACCGCTATTCTACAGACGAAGCCGTTGAAACCCTGCGTCAGTTAGACAAAGGAAGTGTCAACTGGCGAGAATTATTCTTGGGTCGTTCGGAAGTAGAAAAACGCCGCGCCCTCAAAGATTTGTCTTTAAGGCTGCCCTTGCGTCCGCTCGTGCGCTTCGTATATATGTATTTCTTTCTGGGTGGCTTTCTGGACGGGCGAGGAGGATTTGCCTGGTGTACTTTGCAGGCATTCTATGAATATCTCATCTTACTCAAGGTCTGGGAGCTTAAGCATCTTCCCCAGTCCCCGCTGGATGACCCAAGTCAGCCAATTCCTCCAGACGATACGAATGTGGATGCGACGACAGTCAGTTCCTCTCCTCGATAA
- a CDS encoding adenylate/guanylate cyclase domain-containing protein encodes MLNFFPRRQSAIAKAAATLEAYGVKPAVRQHLTAFLQESDSRELYHANPRRIAERLHLSEREALRVLVTALKEGILSLNWDIQCPMCRGIDFKPKSLYDLRTNHTCPQCHTVHATDADEQVRITFSIDERLRRLGREADDPNFRAKVDAQYGVVSGHQMLTLQTFRDFFPRETIPPNESLTIRRVAILFSDLAGSTALYARRGDSRAYHLVRRHFDLLFQVVDSHNGVVVKTIGDAVMAAFTAPADATRSAIAMHQQMEALNQQLQLTAEDRLILKIGIDVGPCISVTLNERLDYFGTTVNTAARVQATSQGNDIACTKTVLMDADAASAVKDCPRLGNAMSLKGLDAPILVYRIELMKAICTKASDV; translated from the coding sequence GTGCTTAACTTTTTTCCTAGACGCCAAAGCGCGATCGCCAAAGCTGCCGCTACATTGGAAGCTTATGGGGTTAAACCAGCAGTACGGCAGCATCTGACGGCATTTTTGCAGGAAAGCGACAGCCGAGAACTCTACCATGCTAACCCCCGCCGAATTGCCGAACGATTGCACTTAAGCGAACGGGAGGCGCTGCGAGTTTTAGTCACTGCTCTGAAAGAAGGCATCCTATCTCTCAACTGGGACATTCAATGTCCCATGTGTCGGGGCATCGACTTCAAGCCGAAAAGTCTGTACGATCTGCGGACAAACCATACCTGCCCACAGTGTCACACTGTCCACGCCACTGATGCTGATGAGCAGGTGCGGATTACGTTTAGTATTGATGAACGATTGCGCCGCTTGGGAAGGGAAGCAGACGATCCGAATTTCCGCGCTAAAGTCGATGCTCAATATGGGGTAGTTTCCGGACACCAGATGCTGACGCTGCAAACTTTCCGCGACTTTTTTCCCCGCGAGACGATTCCGCCTAATGAGAGTTTGACGATTCGGCGGGTAGCAATTTTATTTTCGGATCTGGCTGGTTCGACGGCACTCTACGCAAGGCGAGGAGATTCACGGGCTTATCATCTGGTACGCCGACACTTCGATCTGCTGTTTCAGGTAGTAGATTCCCACAATGGTGTGGTTGTCAAGACCATTGGGGATGCGGTGATGGCAGCATTCACTGCGCCTGCTGATGCAACGAGAAGCGCGATCGCCATGCACCAGCAGATGGAAGCTTTGAATCAACAGTTGCAACTAACAGCAGAAGATCGGCTCATCCTCAAAATTGGCATTGATGTCGGCCCTTGTATTAGTGTCACCCTAAACGAGCGGCTTGACTACTTCGGCACGACGGTGAATACAGCAGCACGGGTGCAGGCGACAAGCCAAGGAAACGACATTGCTTGTACCAAAACTGTACTCATGGACGCAGACGCTGCCAGTGCTGTCAAGGATTGCCCCCGGCTGGGTAACGCGATGAGTCTTAAAGGATTGGATGCACCGATTCTGGTTTATCGGATTGAGTTAATGAAGGCAATTTGCACCAAAGCAAGTGATGTCTGA
- a CDS encoding pentapeptide repeat-containing protein, translating to MKHFLRLTALVLALVLICFAPSALAASSSSISRSASQGELTGKDFSGQNLQAIEFSNANLENINFSNADLRGVVFNGSVLTKANLHGADFTNGIAYLADFTNADLSDAVFEDAMMLRSRFNDADITGSDFTNAILDGVQVKKLCARATGVNSKTKVVTRESLGCR from the coding sequence ATGAAGCATTTTCTCCGACTAACAGCATTGGTTTTGGCACTCGTGCTTATCTGTTTTGCCCCTTCAGCACTCGCCGCTAGCTCTTCTTCCATTTCCCGTTCAGCTAGTCAAGGGGAACTTACGGGTAAGGATTTCTCCGGTCAAAACTTACAAGCAATTGAGTTTTCCAACGCCAACCTGGAAAATATTAACTTTAGCAATGCCGATTTACGGGGTGTGGTGTTTAATGGTTCAGTGTTGACCAAGGCGAATCTACATGGAGCAGACTTTACCAATGGAATCGCCTATTTAGCTGACTTCACGAATGCAGATTTAAGTGATGCAGTGTTTGAAGACGCGATGATGTTGCGATCGCGCTTTAACGATGCGGACATTACAGGTTCCGATTTTACTAATGCGATTTTAGATGGTGTCCAAGTAAAAAAACTGTGTGCCAGAGCAACAGGTGTTAATTCAAAGACGAAAGTGGTAACTCGCGAATCTTTAGGCTGTCGGTAA
- the ftsY gene encoding signal recognition particle-docking protein FtsY has product MVFNWFRRQFSDKTSDSQVEREKTDVETPDIASLQPEAETQTSESTTEAQSQQVAEDLLSYAKAAYKNIQQKQQQSQVETAPAVTESPATSAAEPSKLETVAETTEVETAEVNVEAETAQSVEAPATTTVEAEAPETSETPTLAEASPVETAQETEAEPTQTPEPVVEAEAPTTDEFGEPEVATAIAQTGIDLEAAPPELEAEEPEVKTAIAETGVDLEAVPSEASPEPAATESQTDETATTPVPFWAREDRQARLERLKATAIETQEPEPVRAPVQPAAATVETGSIPGLTFDEGFMWSAQVLAAQGRRVEDVSIEEITWLKRLRQGLDKTRRSLINRLKAIVGQGPLNQDAVMEIEALLLQADAGVEATDSIINTLQKRLRDEVLPPEQAIAYLKQILRDLLDQPIQESYSPTFVPTKDTLNIWLMTGVNGAGKTTTIGKISHLAQKSGYKCLIGAADTFRAAAVEQVKIWGQRSGVEVIANPGQNTDPAAVVFDAIAAAQARGTELLLIDTAGRLQNKKNLMDELSKIRRIVDKKAPDAQVEALLVLDATLGQNGLRQAQVFSEAAKLSGVVLTKLDGTAKGGVALAVVQQLGLPIRFIGAGEGIEDLRPFSSYEFVEALLSG; this is encoded by the coding sequence ATGGTTTTTAATTGGTTCCGTCGTCAGTTTAGCGATAAAACAAGTGATTCCCAAGTTGAACGGGAAAAAACCGATGTAGAGACGCCAGATATTGCGTCTCTACAACCGGAAGCCGAAACCCAAACGTCAGAATCAACAACAGAGGCTCAGTCACAGCAGGTTGCTGAAGACCTGCTCAGCTACGCTAAGGCAGCCTACAAAAATATTCAGCAAAAACAGCAACAATCCCAGGTGGAAACGGCTCCAGCGGTAACTGAGTCACCCGCCACTTCGGCAGCGGAACCCAGCAAATTAGAGACTGTTGCAGAAACGACAGAAGTAGAAACGGCAGAAGTCAACGTGGAGGCTGAAACGGCTCAATCAGTTGAAGCACCCGCGACAACGACGGTTGAAGCTGAGGCACCGGAAACTTCTGAAACTCCGACACTGGCAGAAGCATCCCCGGTAGAAACAGCCCAAGAAACAGAAGCAGAACCGACTCAAACGCCTGAACCTGTAGTCGAGGCAGAAGCACCGACAACAGATGAGTTTGGGGAGCCAGAAGTCGCGACAGCGATCGCCCAAACCGGGATTGATTTAGAAGCCGCCCCCCCAGAATTAGAGGCAGAGGAACCAGAGGTCAAGACAGCGATCGCCGAAACCGGCGTCGATTTAGAAGCTGTACCCTCAGAGGCATCACCAGAGCCAGCAGCGACTGAATCCCAGACAGATGAGACTGCCACTACCCCGGTGCCTTTCTGGGCACGGGAAGACCGACAGGCGCGGCTAGAACGCCTCAAGGCAACAGCGATAGAGACGCAAGAACCAGAACCTGTCAGGGCACCCGTGCAGCCAGCCGCGGCAACCGTAGAGACTGGATCGATACCCGGGCTTACCTTCGATGAGGGCTTCATGTGGTCAGCGCAAGTGCTGGCAGCTCAAGGGCGTCGGGTGGAGGATGTTTCAATTGAAGAAATTACTTGGCTGAAGCGGCTGCGGCAAGGCTTGGATAAAACTCGTCGCAGCTTGATCAACCGACTGAAGGCAATTGTCGGTCAAGGGCCGTTGAATCAAGACGCGGTGATGGAGATTGAGGCGCTGCTGTTGCAGGCAGATGCTGGCGTTGAGGCGACAGACTCTATCATCAATACGCTCCAAAAGAGGCTGCGAGATGAGGTGTTACCGCCAGAACAAGCGATCGCCTACCTCAAGCAAATCCTGCGCGACTTACTCGACCAACCCATTCAGGAATCCTACAGCCCCACCTTTGTTCCGACAAAAGACACCCTGAATATCTGGCTGATGACTGGGGTGAATGGTGCAGGTAAAACAACCACGATTGGCAAAATTTCCCATTTAGCTCAAAAATCAGGCTATAAGTGCTTAATTGGCGCTGCCGATACCTTCCGGGCTGCTGCGGTAGAACAGGTAAAGATTTGGGGACAACGCAGTGGCGTTGAGGTGATTGCCAACCCAGGGCAGAATACCGATCCGGCTGCTGTTGTGTTTGACGCGATCGCGGCAGCCCAGGCACGGGGTACAGAATTACTCCTCATCGACACCGCAGGGCGTCTCCAGAACAAGAAAAATCTGATGGACGAACTGAGCAAAATCCGCCGTATTGTCGATAAAAAAGCTCCCGACGCCCAAGTAGAAGCCCTCTTGGTGCTTGATGCTACCCTCGGTCAAAATGGCTTACGTCAAGCACAAGTCTTTTCAGAAGCCGCAAAACTCAGCGGCGTCGTCTTGACAAAACTAGATGGAACTGCGAAGGGAGGCGTGGCTCTAGCCGTAGTGCAACAGCTTGGCTTGCCCATCCGCTTCATCGGTGCGGGGGAAGGGATAGAAGATTTACGTCCCTTTTCTAGCTACGAATTTGTAGAAGCCCTGCTGAGTGGCTGA
- the nusB gene encoding transcription antitermination factor NusB: MQNRQPRRIARELALLSLSQLSGTVERLATQQISSLVTAAIRALSSEVQETLEVAAAEVQRSSERLLSSETRASDVQSAKAMINEAIELTQAAINRVGTALELPEFIQLSNQQEVRAYALEIITKVNAKREEIDQQLDEAMVNWQLNRLPRIDRDILRVAVVEIMYIGVPDRVAVNEAIELAKRYSDEEGHRFIQGVLRRVTDQLKAQSPTT; encoded by the coding sequence ATGCAAAACCGCCAACCCCGCCGAATTGCCCGTGAATTAGCTCTCCTCAGCCTTAGCCAGCTTAGTGGGACTGTAGAACGACTGGCGACCCAGCAAATATCCAGCTTAGTCACTGCTGCCATCCGCGCCCTCAGCTCTGAAGTTCAAGAGACTTTAGAAGTTGCCGCAGCAGAAGTTCAACGCTCCAGCGAGCGCTTGCTCAGTAGCGAAACCCGCGCCTCGGATGTTCAGAGTGCAAAGGCGATGATCAACGAAGCCATTGAGCTAACTCAGGCAGCCATCAACCGTGTGGGAACTGCGCTAGAACTGCCAGAATTTATTCAACTGTCAAACCAGCAGGAAGTTCGCGCCTACGCCTTAGAAATTATTACCAAAGTCAACGCCAAGCGGGAAGAGATCGATCAACAGCTCGACGAAGCAATGGTGAATTGGCAGTTAAACCGCCTGCCTCGGATTGACCGAGATATCTTGCGGGTGGCAGTGGTAGAAATTATGTATATTGGCGTGCCAGACAGAGTTGCCGTCAATGAAGCGATAGAGTTAGCTAAACGGTACAGTGATGAAGAAGGGCATCGGTTTATTCAAGGCGTCCTGCGCCGAGTCACTGACCAGCTTAAGGCTCAATCGCCCACGACGTAG
- a CDS encoding glycoside hydrolase family 10 protein, translated as MVRNYASSKPNGLRRSRRRKRKGIHTWFISLLCLGLAIAFSIYSPQFRTNSPPSVASTELRGVWLTNVASSVLFMPWGVNRAMHQLSQLHFNTVYPVVWNRGHTFYPSTVARRKTGRPQDQGLELLGLGRDVLAEIIKQGNRQQIRVIPWFEYGFMAPASSELAKRHPDWISLRQDGTKNILPEILEQGLRDPAKPNVQPSSRKVEQFIRNQFARKVVWLNPLHPEVQQFILNLMVEVVTEYDVAGIQMDDHFGLPVEFGYDPFTVELYRQEHQGKSPPTNPKDAEWMSWRANKITDFMQRLFQSIKSVKPGCLVSLSPNPYSFAYRFYLQDWQTWVQRGLVEELVVQVYRDDLKSFLAELSQPSVQMARRQIPVGVGILSGLVSRPVDMKQIQQQVQAVRDRGFSGVSFFYWESLWGYMSPEPPKRRREAFRALFPASATRPQVLPSGNR; from the coding sequence GTGGTTAGAAATTATGCAAGTTCAAAGCCCAATGGTTTAAGGAGGTCGCGCCGCCGAAAAAGGAAGGGGATTCATACTTGGTTCATTTCTTTGCTCTGTTTGGGGCTAGCGATCGCGTTCTCCATTTATTCTCCTCAGTTTAGAACCAACTCCCCGCCTTCTGTAGCTTCCACTGAATTGCGGGGCGTTTGGTTGACCAATGTTGCGAGTTCCGTGCTATTTATGCCCTGGGGAGTCAACCGGGCGATGCACCAGTTATCTCAACTACATTTCAATACCGTCTACCCTGTAGTCTGGAATCGGGGACACACTTTTTACCCCAGCACTGTGGCAAGACGGAAGACGGGTCGCCCTCAAGACCAAGGGTTAGAGCTTCTGGGGCTGGGGCGAGATGTCCTCGCTGAGATAATCAAGCAGGGAAATCGACAGCAAATTCGAGTGATTCCTTGGTTTGAGTACGGTTTTATGGCTCCTGCGAGTTCAGAACTGGCGAAGCGCCACCCAGACTGGATCTCACTTCGTCAGGACGGCACCAAGAATATCTTGCCGGAGATTCTGGAACAGGGCTTGCGCGACCCGGCAAAGCCAAATGTTCAGCCTTCTTCTCGAAAAGTAGAACAATTTATCCGCAACCAGTTTGCCAGAAAAGTCGTATGGCTTAACCCCCTGCATCCAGAAGTGCAGCAGTTTATCCTAAATCTGATGGTTGAAGTCGTCACTGAGTATGATGTAGCTGGCATTCAGATGGACGATCACTTTGGTTTGCCGGTTGAGTTTGGCTACGACCCTTTTACAGTCGAGCTTTATCGGCAAGAACACCAGGGTAAAAGCCCTCCCACCAACCCCAAAGATGCTGAGTGGATGAGCTGGAGAGCAAACAAGATTACTGATTTTATGCAGCGCCTCTTTCAGTCTATTAAATCTGTCAAACCTGGCTGCTTGGTGTCTTTGTCTCCTAACCCCTACTCTTTTGCCTACAGATTCTATCTTCAAGATTGGCAGACTTGGGTACAACGGGGTTTGGTGGAGGAGTTGGTAGTGCAAGTGTATCGAGATGACCTAAAAAGTTTTTTGGCTGAATTGTCGCAACCCTCTGTGCAGATGGCGCGTCGTCAGATTCCAGTGGGTGTCGGGATCTTATCGGGCTTAGTGAGTCGTCCGGTTGACATGAAGCAGATTCAGCAGCAAGTTCAGGCGGTGCGCGATCGCGGTTTTAGTGGGGTATCCTTCTTCTACTGGGAAAGCTTGTGGGGTTATATGTCTCCAGAGCCACCAAAGCGACGCCGAGAGGCATTCCGGGCACTTTTTCCTGCCAGCGCTACACGACCCCAGGTTTTGCCATCCGGTAATCGGTAA
- a CDS encoding DUF502 domain-containing protein, with the protein MIQRFKQDLKNDLIAGLLVVIPLATTIWLTITIASWVINFLTRIPKQVNPFDGLHPILVNVLNLLVGLAVPLLCIMLIGLMARNIAGRWLLDFGERLLQAIPLAGSVYKTLKQLLETILRDTNGKFRRVVLVEYPRRGVWAIAFVTGVMSSEIQCQMTRPMLSVFIPTTPNPTTGWYAVVPEEEVLNLSMSIEDAFKVVVSGGIVSPNPLPLVPVPTGSDRQLEPLVSEGRWQVLPTEED; encoded by the coding sequence GTGATCCAACGCTTCAAGCAGGACTTAAAGAATGACCTGATTGCAGGTCTCCTGGTTGTCATTCCTTTGGCTACCACAATCTGGCTGACAATTACAATTGCCAGCTGGGTGATCAACTTTTTGACCCGCATTCCAAAGCAGGTAAATCCCTTCGATGGCCTGCATCCCATCCTGGTGAATGTCCTAAATCTGCTGGTGGGACTGGCAGTTCCATTGCTGTGTATTATGCTGATTGGCTTAATGGCACGCAATATTGCCGGACGGTGGCTTCTAGATTTTGGGGAGCGACTGTTGCAAGCGATTCCATTAGCCGGATCGGTTTATAAAACGCTCAAACAGTTACTAGAAACGATTCTAAGGGATACAAACGGCAAGTTTCGCCGCGTCGTTTTGGTAGAGTATCCTCGTCGAGGAGTCTGGGCGATCGCTTTTGTTACAGGTGTGATGAGCAGCGAAATTCAATGTCAGATGACTCGTCCCATGCTCAGCGTTTTTATTCCAACCACGCCCAACCCAACCACTGGCTGGTATGCGGTTGTCCCGGAAGAAGAAGTGCTGAACCTCTCCATGTCGATTGAAGATGCCTTCAAGGTCGTGGTTTCGGGAGGAATTGTCAGTCCCAATCCCTTACCCTTAGTGCCGGTTCCGACTGGTAGCGATCGCCAACTAGAACCCCTGGTTTCTGAAGGAAGATGGCAGGTTTTACCTACAGAGGAAGATTAA
- a CDS encoding HpsJ family protein — translation MKAANSRQPSSVASKILKLVGVILIVSSLVDYAVFLIPPNRPSGVDDPQWRLNFLQWQQGVTGQLIDRGVIPMVGLALLFAGYWIDNNSGVARKGWEDIVRIGALILSVILGLSFLLPVPLLNINSLRLLNQEAVARINQRATQVETQIASQSAQVTALLEDSKKLAELDQALKSGQVQGEQQARLQALKDQLQKLKQDPKALNAQVDAAKTQVRGGKLEAQKQAQGELLKTSIRNGLSSLLLAIGYLSIAALGLTGSGGSRRKAQAR, via the coding sequence ATGAAAGCAGCTAATAGCCGTCAACCTTCCTCCGTTGCCTCCAAAATCCTCAAGTTGGTCGGAGTGATCCTAATTGTGTCCTCACTGGTTGACTATGCGGTTTTTCTAATTCCGCCAAATAGACCTAGTGGCGTGGACGATCCACAGTGGCGGCTGAACTTCCTACAGTGGCAACAGGGCGTGACAGGGCAGCTAATTGACAGAGGGGTGATTCCAATGGTAGGTCTGGCGCTGCTGTTCGCTGGATATTGGATTGACAATAACTCTGGAGTAGCTCGAAAAGGGTGGGAAGATATAGTAAGAATCGGAGCGTTGATACTCTCTGTTATTTTAGGTTTGAGCTTCCTGCTGCCAGTTCCCTTACTGAACATCAATAGCCTGCGTCTGCTGAATCAGGAAGCGGTCGCCCGAATTAACCAAAGAGCCACTCAAGTTGAAACTCAAATCGCCAGCCAGTCAGCCCAAGTTACCGCCTTGCTTGAAGATAGTAAGAAGCTTGCGGAACTAGATCAGGCGCTCAAGAGCGGTCAAGTTCAAGGAGAGCAACAGGCGAGATTGCAAGCACTCAAAGATCAACTACAAAAGTTAAAGCAAGACCCAAAAGCTTTGAACGCCCAAGTCGATGCAGCTAAAACCCAAGTTCGAGGCGGCAAACTAGAAGCCCAAAAACAAGCTCAAGGCGAGTTATTGAAGACGAGTATCCGGAATGGTCTGAGCAGTTTACTCTTAGCGATTGGCTACCTTAGCATTGCGGCACTGGGGTTGACAGGTTCGGGAGGAAGCCGTCGGAAAGCTCAGGCGCGGTAA
- the dnaG gene encoding DNA primase: MQIPRLHPDTIEEVKQRADIVDVISEYVLLRKQGKDFVGLCPFHEEKSPSFSVSSSKQMYYCFGCQAGGNVITFLKEHSKRSLGEVVLDLARRYQVPVQMLEPEQRQELQRQITLREQLHEILAVTASFYQHALRQAQGEVALEYLRSKRQLSEETIQQFHLGYAPAGWETLYRYLVEQKHHPVQLVEQAGLIVPRKTGGGYVDRFRDRLMIPIHDSQGRVIAFGGRTLGDEQPKYLNSPETELFHKGKTLFALDKARDAIGKQDQAVVVEGYFDAIALHAAGISNVVASLGTALSIEQVRLLLRYTESKQIIFNFDADAAGTKATQRAIGEIANLAYQGQVNLRILNLPDGKDADEFIRKGGTQTYRELLLNAPLWLDWQIQQILVGKSLKQADQFQQVTGELVKLLNNLTNDDQITYYINHCAEILSQGDSRRVGLLSDNLLNKVVRHWEELLNQDNSLQVPLLINNLLKQTKPNQNKRFQPRRTGSNNKLQQSSVPGSSERSLLERSEALLLRFYVHCPEYRQAVIDVLEERDLFFSLPHYRFLWLKILDIQRHSEASRIEAPELISSLQNLLIEFPDDLAQVSPLFHLDENTQQDILSPELIKSAAACMERVMCENIARRFLDLWKNPDTSIDPKKREYYCQEFYKAKQRIKELDGQLQFSYFYR, from the coding sequence GTGCAAATTCCCCGGCTGCATCCAGACACGATTGAGGAAGTAAAGCAACGGGCTGACATTGTAGATGTCATCTCGGAATACGTCCTATTGCGGAAACAGGGCAAAGATTTTGTGGGTTTGTGCCCTTTTCATGAGGAAAAAAGCCCTAGTTTTAGCGTCAGTTCCAGCAAGCAGATGTATTACTGCTTTGGCTGTCAAGCTGGGGGAAATGTAATTACCTTCCTGAAGGAACATTCTAAGCGTTCTCTGGGCGAAGTCGTGCTGGATTTGGCGCGGCGCTACCAAGTGCCGGTGCAGATGCTGGAACCAGAACAGCGACAGGAATTGCAGCGCCAAATTACGCTGCGAGAGCAGCTGCATGAGATTTTGGCAGTGACTGCAAGCTTTTATCAGCACGCCCTCCGGCAAGCTCAAGGAGAGGTGGCTTTAGAGTATTTACGCTCGAAGCGGCAACTCTCGGAAGAAACCATCCAACAATTTCATCTAGGCTATGCACCAGCGGGTTGGGAAACCCTCTATCGCTACTTGGTGGAACAGAAACACCACCCGGTGCAGTTGGTAGAACAAGCGGGGTTGATTGTTCCTCGGAAGACGGGCGGCGGTTATGTAGATCGATTCCGCGATCGCTTGATGATTCCGATCCACGACAGCCAAGGGCGCGTCATTGCCTTTGGTGGCAGAACCTTGGGGGATGAGCAACCCAAGTATCTCAACTCCCCCGAAACTGAGTTATTTCATAAAGGCAAAACTTTATTTGCGTTGGATAAAGCTCGCGACGCGATTGGCAAGCAGGATCAAGCCGTCGTGGTAGAGGGATATTTTGATGCGATCGCTCTCCATGCAGCAGGCATTTCTAACGTCGTCGCTTCTCTTGGCACCGCCCTCAGCATAGAACAGGTGCGCTTGTTGCTGCGGTACACCGAATCCAAGCAGATTATCTTTAACTTCGACGCCGACGCCGCGGGGACAAAAGCAACTCAACGAGCGATTGGAGAAATTGCCAATCTCGCTTACCAAGGACAAGTTAATCTCCGAATTCTCAACCTTCCAGATGGGAAAGATGCTGATGAATTTATCCGCAAAGGCGGCACTCAAACCTATCGGGAACTGCTGCTCAATGCCCCGCTGTGGCTTGATTGGCAGATTCAGCAAATCTTAGTCGGAAAAAGCCTCAAACAAGCAGATCAATTTCAGCAAGTTACGGGAGAGTTGGTGAAGTTACTCAACAACCTCACCAACGACGATCAAATTACTTATTACATCAATCACTGTGCGGAAATCCTGAGTCAGGGGGATTCTCGGCGGGTAGGGTTGCTATCAGATAATCTTCTCAATAAAGTTGTTCGTCACTGGGAAGAACTCCTCAATCAAGATAATTCCCTACAGGTGCCGCTGCTAATTAACAATCTTCTCAAGCAAACCAAGCCTAATCAGAATAAACGTTTCCAGCCGCGCCGTACTGGTAGCAATAATAAACTCCAACAGTCATCTGTACCGGGTTCTTCGGAACGCAGTCTTTTAGAACGATCAGAAGCTTTACTCCTGCGCTTTTACGTCCATTGCCCCGAATATCGGCAGGCAGTTATTGATGTGTTAGAAGAACGAGATTTGTTCTTTAGCCTTCCCCACTACCGATTTTTATGGCTAAAAATTTTAGATATACAAAGGCATTCTGAGGCATCTAGAATAGAAGCGCCAGAACTGATATCTTCCCTACAAAACTTGTTGATTGAATTTCCTGACGATTTGGCTCAGGTATCTCCACTGTTTCATCTCGACGAGAATACACAGCAAGATATTCTTTCTCCTGAATTGATTAAATCAGCTGCCGCTTGTATGGAACGGGTAATGTGTGAAAACATCGCCCGCCGCTTTTTGGATTTATGGAAAAACCCCGACACCTCTATCGACCCTAAAAAAAGAGAATATTACTGCCAAGAATTTTATAAGGCTAAACAGCGGATCAAAGAGTTAGATGGGCAACTGCAATTTTCGTATTTTTATCGTTAA